A genomic segment from Chanos chanos chromosome 2, fChaCha1.1, whole genome shotgun sequence encodes:
- the selenos gene encoding selenoprotein S isoform X1 — protein MEADDEASEIKTERNLDNQDLSFLQTYATGFLAEYGWYVLFVCVGIYLLIQHLNKNRRNQEQSATASTVGHDPASVVRRQEALEAARQRMQEELNAKAAEYREKQQKLEEEKRRQKIEMWESMKEGKSYKGNQKFSQNTEEASSSTVLKPKTDKKPLRNSGFNPLSGEGGGTCTWRPGRRGPSAGG, from the exons ATGGAAGCCGACGACGAAGCTTCTGAAATTAAAACGGAGAGGAACTTGGATAACCAGGATCTAAGTTTTCTTCAAACATATG CAACCGGTTTCCTAGCTGAGTATGGATGGTATGTGCTGTTCGTTTGTGTTGGAATTTACCTGCTCATTCAGCATCTTAATAAGAACAGAAGAAACCAAGAGCAAAGCGCCACTGCCTCAACTGTTGGTCATG ATCCTGCATCCGTGGTAAGGCGCCAAGAGGCTTTGGAAGCAGCAAGGCAAAGAATGCAAGAGGAGCTTAATGCGAAAGCAGCAgagtacagagaaaaacagcagaaa ttggaagaagagaagagacgaCAGAAGATTGAGATGTGGGAGAGTatgaaggagggaaaaagtTATAAGGGAAATCAAAAGTTTTCACAG aacacTGAAGAAGCTAGTTCATCGACAGTGCTGAAACCAAAGACGGACAAAAAACCCCTTCGTAATAGTG GGTTTAATCCTTTGAGTGGAGAGGGAGGTGGAACTTGTACATGGCGACCAGGAAGAAGGGGGCCCTCAGCTGGTGGATGA
- the selenos gene encoding selenoprotein S isoform X2, which yields MEADDEASEIKTERNLDNQDLSFLQTYATGFLAEYGWYVLFVCVGIYLLIQHLNKNRRNQEQSATASTVDPASVVRRQEALEAARQRMQEELNAKAAEYREKQQKLEEEKRRQKIEMWESMKEGKSYKGNQKFSQNTEEASSSTVLKPKTDKKPLRNSGFNPLSGEGGGTCTWRPGRRGPSAGG from the exons ATGGAAGCCGACGACGAAGCTTCTGAAATTAAAACGGAGAGGAACTTGGATAACCAGGATCTAAGTTTTCTTCAAACATATG CAACCGGTTTCCTAGCTGAGTATGGATGGTATGTGCTGTTCGTTTGTGTTGGAATTTACCTGCTCATTCAGCATCTTAATAAGAACAGAAGAAACCAAGAGCAAAGCGCCACTGCCTCAACTGTTG ATCCTGCATCCGTGGTAAGGCGCCAAGAGGCTTTGGAAGCAGCAAGGCAAAGAATGCAAGAGGAGCTTAATGCGAAAGCAGCAgagtacagagaaaaacagcagaaa ttggaagaagagaagagacgaCAGAAGATTGAGATGTGGGAGAGTatgaaggagggaaaaagtTATAAGGGAAATCAAAAGTTTTCACAG aacacTGAAGAAGCTAGTTCATCGACAGTGCTGAAACCAAAGACGGACAAAAAACCCCTTCGTAATAGTG GGTTTAATCCTTTGAGTGGAGAGGGAGGTGGAACTTGTACATGGCGACCAGGAAGAAGGGGGCCCTCAGCTGGTGGATGA